Within Mustela nigripes isolate SB6536 chromosome 3, MUSNIG.SB6536, whole genome shotgun sequence, the genomic segment TCCCAGAAATCTGGGACACCAGATTTTCTGGATCAGACAAACAGGCTGGCAGTCCCTGCCATGTTTCTCGGTTCTGATAAGGAACAAAACCACCACAGCAGAAACTCAAGCTCTATCCTGGGGAGTGTGTCTGAGAGCTCCAGTTTCTTAGGACTTGAGTAGGTCACTggagagggtgagggggaagAGACTGTAGCTGCCGCCTGGAGAGGGTGTGTTCCTGACGCTTGCTTCTCCCAAGGAGGAGAAAAACGGGAACAAAATCAAATTGCCTGGGGAAGGTTCTCCAGGGTAAAGAGGGCTGGAGAAGAACTCTCCCTTTTATCTCCACAGAACTTCCCAGAGGACTTTCACCTCTCCCTGTTACCTATTTTGTCCCTCAGTATGTTCAACTCCATTTGACTCAAGATATTTTGTGAGTCACAGAGCTGCTGTTCTGGAATGCGCGCAGATGCTGACTCCTAGCCTAGTGCTCTTTTCACTGCATCCCAAGTTcccaaaacatacaaaagaaacaCTCAGAGGTTCCGATCTATGCCTCCTCAGTCTCAGCAAAGGGAAATGTACACATTTAAGGCCACACCTGTGGTTCtgaagaacacaggcagtggcgggtggggggagagggaagccagCGCCCAGGTCGCCCTCCACCCAGGACTCACTCAGGAAGATGATGGTCTGCCTCCTGGCTGTCCTGCTCTCCTCGCTCTCCGACTTCTTCAGCTGAGGCTGCTGTCCCTTCCTGGTGCCTCCAGCCTGGCCGCTCCTCATGAGCACCTGCATCATGTTCCAGCACATGAAGGCCACGGAGACCAGGACCAAGAGATAGATGATGAAGGCGCTGAAGATGCTGGACTGGAAGACGGTCCAGCGGCTGGAAAGGTTGGTACAGATGGACATGTTGGAGGTCTCCGGGCGCTGGTGGTGGTAAGTCTGGGAGCGATTGCAGGGCAGACCCCGGTGATTGGGCACGTTCGCTAGGGGGTACTCAATTCCCATGGCAAAAAGCAAAGGTAACGCCACCAGGGCGGAGGTGACCCAGACAAAGCCAATCAGCAGCTTCACCTGGCAGGGCCCCGACACAGCTTTGTACCTGAAGGggtggcagatggccacatagcgctCAAAGCTGAGCGTCAGCACGTGGAGCAGGGTGGCGTAGCTGCAGGCCTCGAAGAGGAAAGTGTGAATCTTACAGGACAGGGCATAGCTGGGCGTGGTCAGGGGGTTCCAGATGATGCTGTAGAACTCCATGGGCATGCCAATGAGGAAGACCAAAATGTCCGAGCAAGCCAGGCTCACCATGTGATCCGTCACCTCCTTCTGCAAGTAGCCTTTCTTCTGCAGCACCTGCGTGACCCGAATGGTGACACTGTTCCCCACAATGCCCACCACGAAGATGGCCAGGTACACCAAGACGAGGGTGATTTTGATCCACGTGGCCACCTCGAACTCAGGGACGTGGGTGTGATCTATGACATGGGAGCACTCactgctggggccctggggcgAAGCCATGAGGATGAAAACCGGGCCACCAAGTCCGAAGACCTCTTCgacttcccttcctcctcctcccagcagaGCCCGGAGTTCTGGGCTGCAACTCACCAACGAGGGCCCAGAGCGTTCTCTTAATCACCTGGAAAAAGTAACTTAGTATTTCTGGTGCTTTCAGGGAAACTTCCTGGAGTAGCCCAACCTAGCAGGGGCCTGGGAGGCGCCTGGGGGTGGAGTTTGggcagtgtgtgtgcgtgtgtgtgtgagtgtatgagCGAGGCGGGGAGAGAGCGGAGGAAGGAGGGTCCAAGCTCCCGGCGCGGGGTGTGGCTCCTGCAGACCCCGCCCCACCCCGTAGCGTTCGCCCTTCTCCTCCCCCGCCACGCGCGGGCCCTGCCGGGCAGCCCTCCGCCACCGTCCCCGCAGCCTGCAGCTCGAGGGCCGCAACCCGCTCTCCTGAAGCGCCCACTCGGGAGCTGCTAGCGGCCCAGCGGTCCGAGATTAACCATTAACCTCCGCTCGCTGTGGTCGGCGGCCCCCGCGCTGACCCAGCCCAGCCGCGGGGTTTGACTCAGCGCGCCGGCACGGTCCCGAAACCAACTCTTGGCTCGGGAGCACCCGGCAACGGGTCGGCCCGCCGCCCACGCCGCCACAGCCGCTCCAGCTGTGACCGCCAGCCCCCACGCGCATTCCGAGGACTCGCGGCCCGGCGGAAGCTGGAGTAGCATGCGCTCCAAGGCCGAGGCTGGCGAAAACGGAACATGCCCTCCCTGCCTGGCTGTCCCCTCAAATACTGTGCCATATCAGCTCGGGGGCGGCTAGATCTGCGTGCCTGTCTCCGCGGCCAGCCGGTTGGCCCCGCCGCCCTGGGGAAGCCAGCAATTGCTCGCCTCCTCGGTGCCCTGCCTTCCGGCAATCGGGGTGTTCCCAGTGCACCGCTGGGCAGTGCGCTCCCTCACGAAGTCAGCCCCAGGCAAGCTAATTGCAGCCCCACAAAAACCCTGCCTTTCTCCAAAGCCTCTAGTTCTACCGACCGCTCTGGCAGGCCTTGCTCGGAGGCACGGGAGGAGCGCCGCTCTTTCCTTCGGGTTGCGCTCTTTGGCGCAGCCCCTTCTCTCCGCAGAGGACAAGGGGAGTCTTTAACTGGGGACAAGTATATGCATAAGATGTCACACTTCTCCAGGTTGTCGCTGATGGGAGGCGCGTCCTTTCGCAGGAAGCTATGGCCAGGACATCAAGGCCATCCCAAGGGGGACATAGCATAAAAATGGCATTAAGGATCAGACCATTTTCCCTCTCttcagagagaggaaaacctCTCATGGGCTTATTTCAGCTTCTAATTCCAAAATCACAGATAATGGAGATGGGGCAGTAGAAGGCTGTCCTATGCACTGTGGAGTGGTCAGCTCCTACAAGGACCCCCACTGCCCTCCCAACAGTGATGGCCAAAAATGGCTCCAAGCATCCCAAATGCCCTTTAGGGGAACAAAAACACCCCAGTTGGAAAACCACCATCCTGAAGGAAGAAAATGGGTCCCCTTTATGTGTCCACCCTAAGGGTCTAGCTGGGGCTCTGTGCTAAAAACCATCCTTAAAATATCACAGCAACCACCCTGTGATGTGattgttttaaagatgaagaaactgggtgTCCAGAGGATAAGTGCTTCCCCAAGACCATAAAAGagtcagcaaggagcctgaaaaTGAGCTCAGACCTATCAAACCGTAAGCCCACACTCTTAACAGGGAAGGCATTTTGGGATCACCGTAGGCACTATAGAAGTGAATCCTGAATGATTTGCATAGAGACACAGGGATTGTATTTTCTGAATCCAAACCTGGACACCTGGTCTGAGAACCTCAGGGAATATTTGATTTTGACactgtttaggaaaaaaaagaagggggattCTATGGCCAATGATCTTTACAATGAATATCATACCTGGTTATAGTTATTTAGTCTATTTGAGCTCTCTGCGTTAAATTACAAACTCCAAAGCCAagatctctctcttccccttctctggcACCTCTCCACAGCTACATCaatacaatgttttgttttgtcaaaCCACCCTTTTCACGTGTGCTATTTGACCTACTTGCTGGCTGGGAAATTCATAACTCATTTCCTTATAGTAATAAGGAACTGGACTGGGCTTAGCTACATGATCGTCATGGCCTTAAAGTTGTCCCACAAAACACACGGGGTATGTGTGGACTCTTGAGGCTTTCTTAACTGCCCATCAGAATCCTCAATGGAGTTCTTTGCAAAAGGTGCTGGCTGTTTGCTATCGCAGAGAGCATGAGAAGCTCTAGAAAGAACCTTctccccagcagcagcagcagcatatATACTCAACTTCAGCTCTGCCCACTTCCTTCTCCTCGACAGAAAACAAGCTGGGAAGCTCACAAGTATCCACCACAGACAGATCCTTTGACACCCTCCTTTGGCTGTTATTCCCTCAACCCCTATCACATGCCAGGCATTTTCacataattcatttctttcaatccTCATGAGGCTAGAAGGAGGATATCATTATCCTGTTTGCAGACGAAGTGACTGTGGTTCAGGGGACCCAAGTGACCTGCCAGAAAGGGTCAGAGGTAGGATTCGAACTCAGTCTGCCTGGCCCCAAAGCCCTTTCCACTCTGAAATGCTCTCTGTGTGTGCAGCACAAGGCTGTGCCAGGCTAGGCAGGGGCATGTTAGGGAAAGGAATTTTTGTTCTTCTCTCCCCAGCTGCAGCACGCCAATCATCCCCCAACATATTTGATAATTGCAATTTGTTCTGTTCAGACAAGATTTCCATTATTtgtccaatttctttcatcaaagttttTGCTCCCAAAGTGTGAACAAAGATTACAAATGCATGGCCAAACTGTGAGAATTGAGCTAATTAAATTTTGTTCCTTACAATGCAGATAGAAACACGTATTTTGAACCAAAGTCCAGGagaattaaattttcatttcaccTTTGCTTTTCCTAAGACCGGTTAAAAACTGTTTGATGTGCTCTCACTTGTTGATAACAGACTGGTGTAACACCTGGCCTGGGTCTGTGTAATCTAGATGTATTTTATTAGCGTTtgtagagagggggaaaaaaaaaaaaggaatggaaagtgAGACAAAAGAATACTTGAGGTACCCTTTGATATCATCTCTCCTCAGATCCCTCTGGGGTCTTCAGAAATTTATCCTCACATTTCACACATTCTAGGTGACCTTTCATGTAGGCTAGTGGCCTTCACATCGTTTTTTTGGCActgaatctcatttttaaaattaaatattacactGGCACCTAaagtaaacatacacacacacacgcgcatacatatatattgtatttttgtaaatttaaattatttcagatgCTCAAATTTTTAACGTTTACTCAATCAACAATTTATATTCTAAAAAGTAACTCTTTGTTTACAAAGGTTAATGGTATAATCACAGTGACTATTCTAAGCTACAAAGAAAACttcaataattttcaaaaagtatagCATAGATAACTTTATTTATAATGCAGTGTCACTAAGAAGTAATAACAGAACCAGAAAACTGAAAGTGAAAACTCTAAAACTCTAacatctcaaaattttttttaaaaaaagatctctgtggggcacctgggtggctcagtgggttgagccactgtcttcggttcaggtcatgatctcagggtcctgggatcgagccccgcatcgggctctctgctcagcagggagcctgctttctcctctctctctctgtctgcctctctgcctacttgtgatctctgtctgtcaaatacataaataaaatcttaaaaaaaaaaaaatctctgaaacaaTTGTTGGTCagagagaaaacccaaaccaaaattgcaaaattaatatttaaagaatattaaacacAAAAATACTGCGTTTCAGTAAGCCAAACAAagctcaaagtcacacagagcTAGAAAGTTGCAACCACTGACTGAAGACGCTTCACTGACCCAAGCCTACAAAGGACAGTCCTTCCAAATAGAACTAAATCAGccacagaacttaaaaaatactgaCTTTGGCTCTCTAATATGGTAACCACTAACCACATACCACTAATTATACCTGAAATACAGCTAGTTCTAACTGAGATGTGTTGTAAACATAAAATATGCGCCACAtcctaaagactttatttgagaaaaggaatataaatttgtttttatatgttgatttccTGTTGAAGTGATACAATGACTATAGgggattaaataaaacatattaaaaataatttcatatctttttttttttacttttttcatgcAGCTATcaggatattttaaattatatttggcTTGCATCTGTGGCTGGCATAATATCTCTATGGAACCGTGATACTATAAACAGATAATGAAACAAAAGAGAcagtccaagaaaaaaaaatgagtacttATAGGAATTTTGTTTATGATAATGGTGGCGtttaaaatcaataaggaaagacAGATTGTTCAATAACTCTTGTTAAGATAACAGGTTAGCCatcttgaaacaaaaaagaaagttggatAACTGCTTCCACACTTTATTATAACAGAAATTCCAGGTGGATCAAAGATTAAAGTCTTTGGATTGTAATCATTAAGGAAATCATTAAATGATAGAATAAAGcactagagaattttaaaaaccaaattggTTTTTAATCTTATGACACAAAtcccagaatctataaagaaaaaggttgataaactttatttcattaaaaatgaagttctgggggcagctgggtgactcagtgggttaagcctctgccttcggctcaggtcatgatctcagggtcctgggatcgagcccctgcatcaggctctctgctcagcggggagcctgcttctccctcccctccctctgcctacttgtgatctctgtctgtcaaataaataaataaaatctttaataaataaatatataaataaaaataaagttctgtaaGACAAGAAACACTGTAACCAAAGGTAAATGACagattttaacagatttttctttaaaaacgaGGTAAGAGCCAAGaagccctttaacagatgaatggataaagaagatatggtccatatatacaatcaAATactatgccttcatcagaaaagatgaatacccaacatttgta encodes:
- the GPR39 gene encoding G-protein coupled receptor 39 produces the protein MASPQGPSSECSHVIDHTHVPEFEVATWIKITLVLVYLAIFVVGIVGNSVTIRVTQVLQKKGYLQKEVTDHMVSLACSDILVFLIGMPMEFYSIIWNPLTTPSYALSCKIHTFLFEACSYATLLHVLTLSFERYVAICHPFRYKAVSGPCQVKLLIGFVWVTSALVALPLLFAMGIEYPLANVPNHRGLPCNRSQTYHHQRPETSNMSICTNLSSRWTVFQSSIFSAFIIYLLVLVSVAFMCWNMMQVLMRSGQAGGTRKGQQPQLKKSESEESRTARRQTIIFLRLIVVTLAVCWMPNQVRRIMAAAKPKHDWTKTYFRAYMILLPFSDTFFYLSSIINPLLYNVSSQQFRRVFGQVLRCHLTLPHANHSKHLRAHGACTAASTRSARRPLIFRASRSNSSARTNKVFLSTFQSEAKPQSEPQQLSLESLEPNSATKPPTPATGNGLQEHEV